The Sporolituus thermophilus DSM 23256 genome has a segment encoding these proteins:
- a CDS encoding DUF6917 domain-containing protein has product MAVVDPYKSGKLKNNPYAKKSDVGGSLVVVLDGQMDDRGLSLIAPISRCIKKDEVHELILTDEMGARPGVTVNSIAYLGFFAAEQSGVLVEGDEVTVNGKKIGKIAGFDETHMPNHLNIVIKAEKRQTGLELDLNPGDKVVFHLVRG; this is encoded by the coding sequence ATGGCTGTTGTTGATCCCTATAAATCAGGCAAACTCAAAAACAATCCTTATGCGAAAAAAAGTGATGTTGGTGGTTCGCTTGTCGTCGTACTTGACGGCCAAATGGATGATAGGGGCTTATCGCTGATTGCGCCGATTTCGCGCTGCATAAAAAAAGACGAAGTGCATGAGCTTATTCTGACCGACGAAATGGGCGCCCGCCCAGGCGTCACTGTGAATTCCATTGCCTATCTTGGTTTTTTTGCGGCGGAACAGAGCGGCGTTCTTGTCGAGGGGGATGAAGTGACGGTGAACGGCAAAAAGATCGGAAAAATTGCCGGCTTTGACGAAACGCATATGCCCAACCATTTGAACATCGTGATTAAAGCGGAAAAGCGCCAGACTGGACTCGAACTAGACCTAAATCCTGGCGACAAAGTCGTCTTTCACTTGGTACGAGGCTAA
- a CDS encoding TetR/AcrR family transcriptional regulator, protein MRTRIMQAAVEAMQEHGIRFTMSDLARRLAVSKSTLYAYFSSKEALVGAILEAIAADIQKQQEEKIQSSSTSLPEKLRAMLATFPKTIGPLNDRIIDDIRRHMPNEWTKIEKFRHSRWLITEQLLQQGIACGLLRPVNLAIVRAMLFGTIDELANYQFLVQNNLTFRDALTTVADILVNGLATGQNKEE, encoded by the coding sequence TTGCGCACCCGTATCATGCAGGCGGCAGTCGAAGCAATGCAAGAACACGGCATCCGCTTTACCATGAGCGACCTGGCCCGGCGCCTGGCCGTCAGCAAAAGTACGCTTTATGCCTATTTTTCCTCCAAGGAGGCGCTGGTCGGCGCCATCCTGGAAGCCATTGCCGCCGACATCCAAAAACAGCAGGAAGAAAAAATCCAAAGTAGCAGTACAAGCCTGCCGGAAAAGCTCCGCGCCATGCTGGCCACTTTCCCGAAAACAATCGGCCCGCTGAACGACCGGATAATTGATGACATCCGCCGCCATATGCCTAACGAATGGACAAAAATCGAAAAGTTCCGCCACAGCAGATGGCTGATCACCGAACAACTCCTCCAGCAGGGCATCGCCTGCGGACTGCTCCGCCCCGTCAACCTGGCCATCGTCCGGGCAATGCTCTTTGGCACTATCGACGAACTAGCTAATTACCAGTTTCTTGTCCAGAACAACCTTACCTTCCGCGACGCCCTGACCACTGTTGCCGATATACTGGTCAACGGGCTGGCCACTGGACAAAACAAGGAGGAATGA
- a CDS encoding Fic family protein, with product MPDWPDVPKLMKDWLQQLPEQRKKLHPVDFAAQVHKDFVFIHPFIDGNGRVARLLTNLVLLQAFSCYQK from the coding sequence GTGCCTGATTGGCCAGATGTGCCAAAGTTAATGAAAGATTGGCTTCAACAATTGCCCGAACAAAGAAAAAAGCTGCATCCAGTCGATTTTGCAGCACAAGTACATAAAGATTTTGTGTTTATCCATCCGTTTATCGACGGCAATGGCCGGGTGGCCAGACTATTAACCAACTTGGTTTTGCTTCAGGCTTTTTCTTGCTATCAGAAGTAA
- a CDS encoding FCD domain-containing protein has protein sequence MLNEKDRLETDALEILRDAVQPLGSGALSAALRERGHKLSEATVGRLLREFDMANYTQKAGFQGRILSAAGAKRLAVLTARKKSMEWGEEFAQILRGHDKEQLLEVLVARRAIESELAALAAQHATAEDLAKLENILADQRRTLDAGGLAAQQDVDFHNLIARMAKNRVLEAAVALIRQDTHLSPVLEYIRKHVHSLVYIDHEKIKNAIKSRQADQARQAMIEHINNLITDVERYWEITVVEKN, from the coding sequence GTGTTGAACGAAAAGGATAGATTGGAAACTGATGCGCTCGAAATATTGCGTGATGCCGTGCAACCGCTCGGCAGCGGCGCGTTAAGCGCCGCTTTGCGGGAACGGGGGCACAAACTGAGCGAGGCCACCGTCGGCCGCCTGCTAAGGGAGTTCGATATGGCTAACTATACACAAAAAGCCGGCTTCCAGGGCAGGATTTTGTCGGCAGCGGGCGCCAAGCGGCTGGCGGTGCTCACCGCCCGCAAGAAAAGCATGGAGTGGGGAGAGGAATTCGCCCAAATACTGCGCGGTCACGACAAAGAACAACTGCTCGAAGTCCTGGTCGCCCGGCGGGCTATTGAAAGCGAGCTGGCGGCGCTTGCCGCCCAGCACGCGACGGCAGAGGATTTGGCGAAGCTGGAAAATATTTTGGCAGATCAGCGGCGAACACTTGACGCCGGCGGTTTGGCCGCCCAGCAAGACGTCGATTTTCACAATCTGATTGCCCGTATGGCCAAAAACCGGGTGTTGGAAGCTGCGGTTGCCTTGATCCGACAAGACACCCATCTGTCCCCCGTGCTGGAATATATCCGCAAACATGTGCACAGTTTGGTCTATATTGATCACGAAAAAATCAAGAATGCAATCAAATCCCGCCAGGCCGATCAAGCTCGGCAAGCAATGATTGAACATATTAACAACCTGATCACCGACGTGGAACGGTACTGGGAAATTACAGTAGTAGAAAAGAATTGA
- a CDS encoding cobalamin B12-binding domain-containing protein — protein MKRVLLAPLDPVHDIGLKMVARGLAEAGHHTLLLPPDLTPEEIIAQVLSYNADVLLISRTLGYGVAELLARFVDLADASGIRDNVKIGIGGMAIRPELAAELGFDAGFGPGTQVEEVVCFVEDREYKPDLSRVKKHKTDITAGYDYRYHHPAIAAKLATITDMILNWVKGKTTDGVRRARVRHELWDVERWRAREDMSPFYQEYVKYCDGVARKYYEQGALHPKTRRFTVEEVRKFETFLEELKARMPVKKLQHARPKPLVFNQYGTGCPFMDIGHIMASQAWGVDGVVHFDPSWGARTEGFLDGFLTHQEDGTVITPANLNRIHSSLDRSLLWQVRAHRGLNTPETVVLAGKLGADLTKINICYGALGAGTDPARMTVDGYHAIVYAKQYNLPFDIVTNEELAGVPAHKAFAGMLIVADLAVRLGARPILQPLFAYSPEAMLRGLMDDNYIDYNAAKVYTLRSIINAPIWPGAPIGFLTHTEDRVQSAMTTALHAGLGMALGVDAISIASADEAYSGGPITVSAKIDTLRAVAECFRFFGHGSITPTDKAKLLADELTTNIEAVLDSVIATGDFVTALHAGCLGSREDGAYPGRTGKDTVQSE, from the coding sequence ATGAAACGGGTATTGTTGGCGCCCCTTGACCCGGTACATGACATCGGCCTCAAAATGGTAGCCAGAGGGCTGGCAGAGGCAGGGCATCATACCTTGCTACTGCCGCCTGACCTGACGCCGGAAGAAATCATCGCCCAGGTACTGTCGTATAACGCCGACGTCTTGCTGATAAGCCGGACGCTGGGCTACGGCGTGGCCGAACTATTGGCCCGCTTTGTGGATTTGGCCGACGCTTCCGGCATCCGGGACAATGTCAAAATCGGCATCGGCGGTATGGCCATTCGGCCTGAACTGGCGGCAGAACTGGGGTTTGATGCCGGTTTTGGTCCTGGCACTCAAGTCGAAGAAGTTGTCTGCTTTGTGGAAGACCGTGAATATAAGCCCGATCTTAGCCGGGTTAAGAAGCATAAAACCGATATAACGGCAGGTTATGATTACCGCTATCATCATCCGGCCATAGCCGCCAAACTAGCCACTATTACCGATATGATCCTAAATTGGGTGAAAGGAAAAACCACTGACGGCGTACGCCGGGCGAGGGTGCGTCACGAACTATGGGATGTCGAACGTTGGCGGGCCCGTGAGGACATGAGTCCTTTTTATCAGGAATATGTAAAGTATTGCGACGGTGTCGCCCGCAAGTATTATGAACAGGGAGCATTGCATCCCAAAACGCGCCGCTTTACTGTCGAGGAAGTACGCAAGTTTGAGACTTTTCTTGAAGAACTCAAAGCGCGTATGCCCGTCAAAAAGCTGCAGCATGCCCGGCCGAAGCCGCTGGTATTCAACCAATACGGGACCGGTTGTCCGTTCATGGATATTGGGCACATAATGGCAAGCCAGGCCTGGGGAGTAGACGGCGTGGTTCATTTTGACCCTTCTTGGGGTGCTAGGACAGAAGGGTTTCTTGATGGCTTTTTAACCCACCAGGAAGACGGTACTGTCATTACACCGGCTAACTTAAACCGTATCCATTCGTCGCTCGATCGCTCCCTGTTGTGGCAGGTTCGGGCCCATCGCGGGCTCAATACGCCGGAGACGGTGGTGCTGGCCGGCAAACTGGGCGCTGACCTGACCAAAATCAATATATGCTATGGTGCGCTCGGCGCAGGGACAGATCCGGCCCGCATGACAGTTGACGGATATCACGCTATTGTCTATGCAAAACAATACAATTTGCCCTTTGATATTGTGACCAATGAAGAACTGGCCGGTGTCCCGGCCCATAAGGCCTTTGCCGGCATGCTGATCGTTGCCGATCTGGCGGTGCGGCTTGGCGCCCGGCCCATCCTGCAGCCTTTGTTCGCCTATTCGCCGGAAGCAATGCTGCGCGGCCTAATGGACGATAACTATATTGACTACAACGCGGCCAAAGTATATACGCTGCGGTCGATTATTAACGCCCCTATCTGGCCAGGCGCTCCCATCGGCTTCCTCACCCATACCGAAGATCGGGTGCAGTCGGCAATGACGACGGCCTTACACGCCGGACTCGGCATGGCACTCGGGGTGGATGCCATATCCATCGCTTCGGCCGATGAGGCCTATTCAGGAGGGCCAATCACCGTTTCGGCCAAGATTGACACGCTTCGCGCCGTTGCTGAGTGTTTCCGGTTCTTCGGTCACGGCTCGATTACGCCGACTGATAAAGCGAAGCTATTGGCTGACGAATTGACAACGAACATCGAAGCAGTGCTTGACTCGGTTATCGCGACCGGCGATTTTGTAACTGCTTTACATGCTGGCTGCCTAGGCAGCCGGGAAGATGGTGCTTATCCGGGCCGGACCGGAAAAGATACGGTGCAAAGTGAGTAA
- a CDS encoding efflux RND transporter periplasmic adaptor subunit, with protein MLKNRRFIAVWLCLAAAVVLAGAAGCSRQTAGPAPQPVEVKVMPVIQQDTPVNYEFVGQVVAKNEVQLRSRVSGVIVTKMVNGGDAVRAGQPLFTIDRRQYEAALQNARAQLAQAEAALSNVRLDRIRYEKLAAQGAISKQALDTILAQEQQNIALVEANRAKVRQAEVDLEDTLIVAPFDGRIEVNELSVGSFVQAGQTVLATISSTDPVFVQFSLSENEYLRLAKQTSSTLPDSWGQNLKLVLSDGQTYQFTGKVEQIDRGLAQNTGTLTLKASFPNPQRLLVPGMFARVVVPGEMRQGALLIPQRAVQEILGKTFVTVVAAGDKAELRPVKMGPRVGNLWLVEEGLSAADRVVVEGGFKVQAGTPLKVIPVDPAEFLARTKQ; from the coding sequence ATGCTGAAAAACCGCCGTTTTATCGCTGTCTGGCTGTGCTTGGCGGCAGCCGTTGTCTTGGCCGGCGCCGCCGGCTGCAGCCGCCAGACAGCCGGTCCGGCACCCCAACCGGTAGAGGTCAAGGTAATGCCGGTAATCCAGCAAGACACCCCTGTCAACTACGAATTTGTTGGCCAAGTGGTGGCTAAAAACGAGGTCCAGCTCCGCTCCCGGGTATCAGGCGTCATTGTGACCAAAATGGTAAATGGCGGCGATGCCGTCCGGGCCGGCCAGCCGCTGTTTACCATCGACCGCCGCCAGTATGAGGCTGCCCTGCAGAACGCCCGGGCGCAGCTGGCCCAGGCGGAAGCGGCCTTGAGCAATGTCCGCCTGGACCGTATCCGCTACGAAAAACTGGCCGCTCAGGGCGCTATCTCCAAGCAGGCTCTGGATACTATCCTGGCTCAGGAACAACAAAATATCGCTCTGGTTGAGGCTAACCGCGCCAAAGTCCGCCAGGCCGAGGTAGATCTGGAAGATACCCTGATTGTCGCCCCGTTCGACGGGCGGATTGAAGTTAACGAGCTGAGCGTCGGTAGCTTCGTCCAGGCCGGCCAGACCGTCCTGGCTACCATATCCTCTACCGACCCGGTATTTGTCCAGTTTAGCCTGAGCGAAAATGAATACCTGCGCCTCGCCAAACAAACGAGCAGCACTCTGCCGGACAGCTGGGGTCAAAATCTGAAACTAGTGCTAAGCGATGGCCAAACTTATCAGTTTACCGGCAAGGTAGAGCAGATTGACCGAGGTCTTGCCCAGAACACCGGTACGCTCACCCTTAAAGCTTCTTTTCCCAACCCGCAGCGCCTGCTGGTACCCGGTATGTTTGCCCGGGTGGTAGTACCGGGTGAGATGCGGCAGGGGGCCCTCCTGATCCCCCAGCGGGCCGTCCAGGAAATTTTGGGCAAAACTTTCGTTACCGTGGTAGCCGCCGGTGACAAGGCCGAACTCAGGCCGGTCAAAATGGGGCCTCGGGTCGGCAACCTGTGGCTGGTGGAAGAAGGGCTGAGCGCCGCTGACCGCGTCGTGGTCGAAGGCGGTTTCAAAGTCCAGGCCGGTACACCGCTGAAAGTCATACCGGTCGACCCGGCCGAATTTTTGGCTCGGACTAAACAATAA